Genomic segment of Acidimicrobiales bacterium:
CTTCCTCCCCGGCCCCGAGGTGGCGGGTGACCTCGAGAGCGAAATGCGCTCCGCACTGGGCCTCGGCATCGAGGCGGCCAACGACGACGGCTGACGCAGGCGCGTCGCCGGGAACACCGGAGCCAGCGGGGACGGACAGCGAGCGCCTGCAGAAAGTCCTGGCCCGCGTCGGCCTCGGCTCACGGCGCGCCTGCGAGGAGCTGATCGCCGCCGGCCGGGTCACCGTCGACGGCGAGGTGGCCTCGTTGGGCCGGCGCATCGACACCGCGACGGCGCGGGTGGAAGTCGACGGGAATTTGATCCCCGTCGCGCCGGACCTCGTCTACTACCTCTTGAACAAGCCCGATGGCGTCGTGACCACCGCCGACGACCCCCAGGGCCGCCCGACCGTCGTCGCACTCGTGCCGACGGAGCCGCGCGTGTTCCCGGTCGGGCGACTCGACCGCCAAACCGAAGGCCTTCTCATCCTGACGAACGACGGCGCGCTGGCGCAGCTGCTCACCCATCCCTCGCACGGCGTCCCCAAGGAATACGTCGCCGAGGTCGCGGGTGGGACCCCGGCCCCCAGTGCCTTGCGCGCCCTCCGCCAGGGTGTGGAGCTCGACGACGGCCCGAC
This window contains:
- a CDS encoding pseudouridine synthase — protein: MTSRAKCAPHWASASRRPTTTADAGASPGTPEPAGTDSERLQKVLARVGLGSRRACEELIAAGRVTVDGEVASLGRRIDTATARVEVDGNLIPVAPDLVYYLLNKPDGVVTTADDPQGRPTVVALVPTEPRVFPVGRLDRQTEGLLILTNDGALAQLLTHPSHGVPKEYVAEVAGGTPAPSALRALRQGVELDDGPTAPAEVGVLAEGVLRLVIHEGRNRQVRRMCEAVGHPVQRLVRTRIGPVRDTKLAPGRWRALSAEEVRALAASAR